The Parafrankia discariae sequence GGTGGCCGACCTGCCGATCGACGCCTGGAACACCGTGGTGGGCACCAACCTCACCGGCGTCTGGCTGTCCCTGAAACACGAGGTCGCGCACATGCGGGACAACGGCGGCGGCACCATCGTCAACGTCGCCTCGAACATCGGCGTCCACGGCCGCCGACCGGGACTGGCCGCCTACGCCGCCAGCAAGGCCGCGGTCAGCGTGCTGACCCGGGCCGCGGCCCGCGACCACATCGCCGACAACGTCCGGATCAACGCGGTGAGCCCGGGTGCCACCGACACCGAGCTCTCCCTGCGCCCCGGCGAGTCGGTCGCCGACCGCGACACCCGGATACGTGGCACCGTCCCGGCGGGCCGGGTCGCCGACACGTCGGAGATCGCGACCGCGATCCTGTGGCTGGCCAGCGACGAGGCCCGCTACGTCGTGGGCACCGATCTCGTCGTCGACGGCGGAACCACAGCCTGAGCCCGACCCCTTGGACGTCCGAGCAGCGCGATAGCCGGGCCGGCCGAGCGGAGTACGTCCACGGTGTCTGGGGACAGAAGGCGATCAGGTGGGTGGTCGGCGTTCACTCGGCCGGGCGCCAGGTGCCGGGGTCGTCGGGGTCGTCGGGGTCGATGCCGGCCCATCGCAGGGCGGCGAGGTCCAGGGCGAGCAGGTCACCGGGTTCCGCACCGCGGAGGAGCTCCTTGTAGGCGCGGAACGCCAGGTCCGCGGCCAGGAACTCAGCCTCGTCGCCCCGTATCCGCCGGCCGGCCGGCAGCCGCTGTTCCACCTCGTCGGCGAGCAGCAGCGTGGCGTGCTCCGCTTCGAAGGCTCGGCACCGCGGGCGTGGAGAGGCGGGGGAAGAGATCCACGAAGCGCATCATCGGACCCCACCGGCGCGGCCCGATCGTGACCGGGTGGGGGCGTTCGGTGAGCCGGCCGACCACGGGGCCGATCACGTCGGCGGTGAGCAGCGGATCGGTCGTGGCGGTCGGTGATGGGTTAGTCGGTAGTGGTCGGGGTCAGGCGCCTGGGCCTCCCGGGCCGAGCCCTCCGAGGAGTGGGCCCGAGCGCGCGAGGACCCGGGCCAGCCAGCGCTCGCGTGCCGCGAGGGTGTCGGTGGCGAGTGCGGTGCCAGGCGCGGCGTCCTCGTAGCCGTGGAAACCACCAGGCCACACATGCAGTTCCGCGTCGCCCCCGCACGACCAGACCGTCGTGGCGAACGCGACGCCCTCGTCGCGGAAAAGATCGACAGAGCCGACGTCGAGGAAGGTCGGAGGCAGACCGGACAGGTCGGTCGCCCGGCCGGGCGCGGCGTAGATGGACACGTCGTCGGTTCCGACGCGGTCTCCCAGCAGCATCCGCCATCCGACCCTGTTACTGGTCGCCGACCAGGGCAGCTCACCCGCCATCCGGGCCGACGCCGTCCGCATCCGGTCGTCAAGCATGGGGCTCGCCAGCAGTAGCCCGGCCAGGCTGGGACCGCCCTGGTCACGGACCCGCAGCGCGGTGCCCGCGGCGATGCCTCCGCCGGCGCTGCCGCCGGCCAGCACGAGCGCGTGGGCATCGATCCCCAGCTCGTCCGCGTGGCTGGCGGTCCAGAGCAGGGCGGCGTAGCAGTCGTCGACGGGCGCGGGGTCGGGATGCTCCGGAGCGAGCCGGTACTCGACGGACACGACGACGGCGCCGCTCGCCAAGGCCAACCGGAGAGCCGGGAAGACCATGAAACGGTCACCGGTCACCATCCCCCCGCCGTGGACCCACACGATTCCCGGGCTTACCGCGGTATGACCGGCCGGTGTGAAGACCGAAAGGACGATGTCGGCTTCCGGCCCCGGAACCACACATTCCCGCTCCGTGAAGGGGAATGCCTGCAGGAGAAGGTCGCGGGTCACCACGCTCGCCCCGCGTGCCTTCGGAATCGCTTCTTCCGTCAGCGTCATTACTCCACCGAAATGGCGGTCCACGACGGTCCGCCAGGCGGCCGCGCACTCCCCGTCCATGGCCGGCGTTGCAAGACCCACAGCGTCTTCCTCGCAATTCTCCGTGGAGACCGCCCGTACCCAGGGACCGATCATTGATCCGGCGTCGGCTCTCGACTTTTCGCCGCCGAAACTAGCACGTGATAGCCACGGGACCCTATCATTGTTGAATTCACATGCGCAAGCCTCCGTCGCTCCGCACCGCCACTCGGCGCGGTGTGAAACGTCAACGGGCCGGGCCGGGGCGGGGACCCGCCCTCCAAACCCCGCATGTGCGGTTCGCCGGCTACCGGCTGCTGACCACCGGGGACGACGCCTGGCAGCGG is a genomic window containing:
- a CDS encoding alpha/beta hydrolase, producing the protein MIGPWVRAVSTENCEEDAVGLATPAMDGECAAAWRTVVDRHFGGVMTLTEEAIPKARGASVVTRDLLLQAFPFTERECVVPGPEADIVLSVFTPAGHTAVSPGIVWVHGGGMVTGDRFMVFPALRLALASGAVVVSVEYRLAPEHPDPAPVDDCYAALLWTASHADELGIDAHALVLAGGSAGGGIAAGTALRVRDQGGPSLAGLLLASPMLDDRMRTASARMAGELPWSATSNRVGWRMLLGDRVGTDDVSIYAAPGRATDLSGLPPTFLDVGSVDLFRDEGVAFATTVWSCGGDAELHVWPGGFHGYEDAAPGTALATDTLAARERWLARVLARSGPLLGGLGPGGPGA
- a CDS encoding SDR family NAD(P)-dependent oxidoreductase, whose product is MPTTRSVPHGELGRFTDRVVLITGGGSGIGRATALAFAGEGAAVVVAGRHLDALSSTVRSIEDLGGRAAAVPTDVTVAEDVAALVRATVDRFGGLHVAVNNAGLVGPPAPVADLPIDAWNTVVGTNLTGVWLSLKHEVAHMRDNGGGTIVNVASNIGVHGRRPGLAAYAASKAAVSVLTRAAARDHIADNVRINAVSPGATDTELSLRPGESVADRDTRIRGTVPAGRVADTSEIATAILWLASDEARYVVGTDLVVDGGTTA